Sequence from the Microbacterium sp. AZCO genome:
GCGCGGGGCGACGCCGGAGCAGCCTGCCACCGGAGCAGCCCGCCGTCCTGATCGGCCTACCGCCCGAGCGGACTACCGCCGGAGCGGCCTACCGCCCGATCACGAGCGAGTGCGGCTCTGCCGCCGGCACAGACGCTGCCACGGCATCCTCCACCGTCGTATGCCGGAAGGAGAATCCGGATGCCTCGAGCACCGTCGGGCGCACGTCGGCGTCCGTCGTGAGCAGGGCCTCCGTCGCATCGGCTCCGAGGGCGAGGCGCAGCCCCCACTCCGGCGCGCGCAGAAGGTACGGGCGGTTCAGGCGTCGCGCGAGAGCGAAGCCCAGGTCGTTCGCGTGGGCGCGCGTCGGTCCCGTGAGGTTCACGGGACCCTCGACCTCCGTCTCGATGACATGCCGGATCGCGGCGATCTCGTCGTCGAGTGAGATCCACGGCCAGATCTGGGTTCCCGGGCCGATCGGTCCGCTCGCGCCGAGCTTCGTCAGCACGATGAGCGGCTTGAGCACTCCCTCGGGGTGCACTATCGGCGCGGTGCGCAGCAGCACGACCCGCGCCGACGAGCCGGCCGCGCGGGCCGCGCCCTCCCACTCGCCGCAGAGGTCGGCGAGGAACGACTCGCCGCGTGGCGAGCGCTCGGTCTGCACGCCGCGCGGCGTCGCCCCGTAGTAGCCGACGGCCGACGCCGAGACGAAGGCCGGCGCGTCCGCTCCGAGCTCGCGGACGGCTCGCGCCAGCACCTGCGTCGGCGTGATGCGCGACCACACGAGGGTGTGCTTGTACGACGACGTCCACGGGAACCGGCCGATGCTCGCGCCGTTGAGCCCCACGAGCGCGTCAGCGCCCTCGAGGACCGCCGGGTCGAGCGGCTCGCCCTCCGTCAGCCACTCGACCTCGTCGGCGCTGCGGGCCGCTCGCCGCACGAGCGTCGTCACCGCGACGCCGTCGGCGCGCAGGCTGTCGGCGAGCGCCGAGCCGATGAAGCCCGACGCTCCCGCGATGACGACGCGGCGCGGCATCCTCTCCCCGGAGGGGTCAGGCAAGCGACGCCTCGAGCGTGATCTCGATGCCCGCGAGCGCCTGCGACACGGGGCATCCCTTCTTCGCCTCTTCGGCGAGCGTCGCGAAGTCCTCGGGGCTGAGGCCCGGCACGACGGCCTCGACGTTGAGGTGGCTGCCGGCGATGCCCTTGCCGGGGATGAACGTGACGGATGCGGTCGTCTCGATGCTCTCCGGCGGCGTGCCGTTCTGGGCGAGAGCGTTCGACAGGGCCATCGAGAAGCACGAGGAGTGGGCCGCCGCGATCAGCTCCTCGGGCGTCGTGACCGACGTCGAGCCTTCGCTGCGGGCCTTCCAGTTGACCGGGAAGGGGCCCTGGTTCGAGCTCTCGAGGGCGACCTCTCCGGATCCCTCCGTGAGGCTCCCCTTCCACGAGGTGCTGGCTTCGCTCGTTACGCTCATCGTTTCCTCCGTGTCGGCGGAGGCTCTCGGACGGCCTCCGCGGTCAGCCTAACGGCCGGTCCGACACGAGGGAACGGCTTGACGGCCCTCGTCGGGCGACGCTCAGACGGCGACGGGACGCTGGCGGCCGACGACGCCGGCGCGCTGCAGCAGGAGATACATCTGGCACCCGAGGCACAGACCGAAAGCGGCGTTCAGGAAGGCCGCGACGAACGCCAGCCCGGCGGCGATCGGCAGCGCCCACGGCACTCCGGCCAGCTGGAGCACGAGCCCGATCCCGACGACGACGAGGCCGACGCCCTGCGCGAAGCGCGGCGGGCGCGGGTCTTCCAGCTCGCTCGGAGGCGCGAGGCGCGGCTGCACCACGGCGCGGAACAGCGCGCCCCACGGTGCCGTCCGCGGCGAGAGGACGCCCCACAGGAAGAGGAGCGCCGTGACGAGCAGCAGGAGGAAGGCCGGGTCGAGGAAGCGCTCCGCCACCGACGCCTGGGCGAGCGCCCACGTGCCGTCGGCATCCTGCTGGGTCGAGAGGCCCGTGAGGCCGAGCAGCACGTCGACGAGGAGCAGGAGCGCCGTGATGCCGGCGGCGAAGCGCGGTCCGCGCGGGTCGATGCCCTTCGGACCGGAGCTGCTAGACATTGGCGGCCTCTTCTGTGAGTCGGTTGAGCTCGAGCTCGAGCACATGCCGGTTGGGCACGCCGCCGAACCGGGTCTGCACGACGCCGTCGCCGTCGAGGATGAGCGTCGTGGGCGTCTGGAGGACGTGGAAGTGCTTCGCGATGTCGGGCCGGTGCGTGAGGTCGACGTCGAGGTGCCGCACGCCGGGGTGCTCGTCGGCGAGGGCCGAGAGCCGGCGGTGGACACCGGGACACCGCGCGCACAGCTCGGTGCTGAACTGCAGGAGCGTGGCGACCTCGCCGAGCCCGTCGGCACCGAGTCGCTCGGGCTGGACCACCTCGTGCGCGATGTGACGCTGCGGGCGATTCTGCCGCCAGCGGAGGAAGGCGCCGAGCGCGATCGTCGCCGTCAGGAGGACGGCGAGCACGATCAGAGCCCCTACCAGATTCACAACTGAACAGAGTAACCCCTTCCACCTGAATGGATCCCGCGCGCGCCTCGTGTGACGTCGGGCGCGTAACAAACGATCGGTAGGGTGGCAGGCGTGAGCGACGCCGCAGACACCCCCGAGATCGAATTCCGAAGCGATGTGACCGTCGAGCTGGTGCGCGCCAGCGCTTCCGACTCGGACGTGCTGTTCGCGGCCCGCGTCTCGACGCAGGGCGAGCAGACCCTGGATGCCGCCGCGTCGGGAACCGAGGCGAGCGCCAAGGATCGCGGGCTCATCAACTACCTCATGCGCGACCGCCACGGCTCGCCCTTCGAGCACAACTCGATGACCTTCTACGTGCAGGCGCCGATCTTCGTCTTCCGCGAGTTCATGCGACACCGCATCGCGTCCTACAACGAGGAGTCCGGCCGCTATCGCGAGCTGCGACCGGTCTTCTACGTCCCCGGACGCGAGCGCAACCTCGTCCAGGTCGGCAAGCCCGGCGCCTACGAGTTCCTCCCCGGCACGGACGAGCAGTCGCAGCTCGTCGACGAGACGACGCGCGCCGCATCCATCCACGCCTTCGAGGCCTACCAGCGGATGCTCGCCGCCGGGGTCGCCCGCGAGGTCGCGCGCATCGTACTGCCGCTCAACATCTACTCGTCCATGTACGTCACACTGAACGCGCGCTCGCTCATGAACTTCCTCTCCCTGCGCACGAAGGTCGAGGGGACGCACTTCCCGTCCTTCCCGCAGCGGGAGATCGAGATGTGCGCCGAGAAGATGGAGACGTTCTGGAGGGAGCGGATGCCGCTCACCCACGCCGCCTTCAACGCCAACGGCCGCGTCGCGCCCTGACCGTGCCGAAGACCGCTCTCGTCACGGGCGCCAGCTCGGGTCTCGGCGC
This genomic interval carries:
- a CDS encoding TIGR01777 family oxidoreductase; translation: MPRRVVIAGASGFIGSALADSLRADGVAVTTLVRRAARSADEVEWLTEGEPLDPAVLEGADALVGLNGASIGRFPWTSSYKHTLVWSRITPTQVLARAVRELGADAPAFVSASAVGYYGATPRGVQTERSPRGESFLADLCGEWEGAARAAGSSARVVLLRTAPIVHPEGVLKPLIVLTKLGASGPIGPGTQIWPWISLDDEIAAIRHVIETEVEGPVNLTGPTRAHANDLGFALARRLNRPYLLRAPEWGLRLALGADATEALLTTDADVRPTVLEASGFSFRHTTVEDAVAASVPAAEPHSLVIGR
- a CDS encoding OsmC family peroxiredoxin, which gives rise to MSVTSEASTSWKGSLTEGSGEVALESSNQGPFPVNWKARSEGSTSVTTPEELIAAAHSSCFSMALSNALAQNGTPPESIETTASVTFIPGKGIAGSHLNVEAVVPGLSPEDFATLAEEAKKGCPVSQALAGIEITLEASLA
- a CDS encoding DUF4395 domain-containing protein gives rise to the protein MSSSSGPKGIDPRGPRFAAGITALLLLVDVLLGLTGLSTQQDADGTWALAQASVAERFLDPAFLLLLVTALLFLWGVLSPRTAPWGALFRAVVQPRLAPPSELEDPRPPRFAQGVGLVVVGIGLVLQLAGVPWALPIAAGLAFVAAFLNAAFGLCLGCQMYLLLQRAGVVGRQRPVAV
- a CDS encoding thioredoxin family protein; amino-acid sequence: MNLVGALIVLAVLLTATIALGAFLRWRQNRPQRHIAHEVVQPERLGADGLGEVATLLQFSTELCARCPGVHRRLSALADEHPGVRHLDVDLTHRPDIAKHFHVLQTPTTLILDGDGVVQTRFGGVPNRHVLELELNRLTEEAANV
- the thyX gene encoding FAD-dependent thymidylate synthase, with the translated sequence MSDAADTPEIEFRSDVTVELVRASASDSDVLFAARVSTQGEQTLDAAASGTEASAKDRGLINYLMRDRHGSPFEHNSMTFYVQAPIFVFREFMRHRIASYNEESGRYRELRPVFYVPGRERNLVQVGKPGAYEFLPGTDEQSQLVDETTRAASIHAFEAYQRMLAAGVAREVARIVLPLNIYSSMYVTLNARSLMNFLSLRTKVEGTHFPSFPQREIEMCAEKMETFWRERMPLTHAAFNANGRVAP